The Salegentibacter sp. Hel_I_6 region TAAATGAAGTTGAAAGATAGGCGGCTGTGGAATATCCAAGGTTATCTGCAATCATCGCGATACTCCAATCATCGTAATTTAAAAGTTCTTTTACGCGTTCAATTCGAACCGAGATGTAAAGCTGCTGAATACTCTGTCCCTCCCTATCTGTAAAGATGTGGGTTATATGTCTATAATCGAAGTGCAGGTGCGAGCTAGGCATAGTTGAAAATTTATCGTTTGCGGTGTCTTTTGAATAAACCTTTTTAGTAATTAAGGATTTTATCTAATTAATTTTTCATTACGGCTTTCAATGATCTCGAACCCTAATTTTTCAAATTCTGTTTATAGTTGCTCTTTCTCAACAGCAGAGAGCTTCCTTTCTATAATGGCCTCACAAAGGTTTACCACGGAAAAAGGAATATTCAAATTATTAAAAATTTCTTTTACCACTATAAGCACCTCTAGCACACCACGTTTATTTATGCACCCTTTATTTACTTTGACCCAAAAACTTTTGAACAACCTACAAGGTGCGAAAACCAAGCAAGTTATTCTTACGCTTATTTGATTGTTTCTTGAACTCTACCACATTTCAACATTTTATTTCCGTAATATGGATTAAAAATATCTTTTGAATTTGAATACCAATAGTCTCCTTTTCCTTCAAAAGCCATGGGGCAGTATTGCTTATAGATTTCTCCAGAGGCTAATGCATTCCTTAAAACAGGTTCCATAGCTTCTGTAAGTTTAGAAAAAGCTTCCCGCTGCTTATTTATATTACCGCTTTCTGCAATTTCATTTGCAATAGCCACTATACCCTTCTTATTGGTTGCCGTTTCCGCAAGTTCTGCTGCTTTTGCACTAGCGGCTTGGGAATTGGTATTTACAAATGCGTCTTTAATAGCTACATACAGGTCATAGAGATCAGCAGTTTTTTCATCCTTAAATTCTGCTTGCAATCCTTCATCCTCATAGCCTTTTGCTTCAGCATTTTCATCAATGTTTGGCTGGTGCATTTCATTTTGCATAGGCTTTGGGGCATCCTTTGTGTTTTGGTCATTTTTACAGGAGAATATCGCTAAACTTCCAGCAATGAGACTTAAAACTGTTATGCTTCTAATTATTTTTTTCATTTTCCGATTTTATCGCTATTAATGTTCAAAATTAGGTTTATTTGAATTTTTTTTGAAATTTTCTTATTGATGGTGATGAAATATACCAGAGTAAAAAACCGCTCAAGACCGTTATAAGGCCCATAAGAGAAAAAATACGTAGTACAAGGTTATTAAAATCGTCCCTTCCTTCGTAATCCATGGTATGGGTCATCCAAAGAAAATCGAACCAACGCCAGTCGCGATAACGTACCGTTTTAAAACTTGCATCGGTAGCACCCACATAGGCTTTTAGGTTTTTAGGTTGGGCATAATTAATAACATAAGCCGGAAAAGATCCACTACGGTATTCATGATGATCCCCGACTTTGTTGATTTTTTCTACTGAAATTATTTTAAAATCATCTTTTACATATCGTTGCGCAATATTCTTGGCATCTTCTTCTGAAATTTCATCGATAACTTTGCCATCTTGTGCGTGTACCAGTTTTTCGTTGTTTACAAAATAGTAAGGCATTCCCGAAACTTCTTTTAAACTAATACTATGAATTTTCATTTCTGGAATGAGCGTGGAAATACCGGCAAGATTTTCAAAATTTGAAGTTTCAGGAGGCAATTTTTTAAAGTGATCTCCGTGAATTTCATCGATATCGGTCCAGCTAAAATACATCCCGCTAATAGTCCACATCAAGAACTGAATGCCTATAAAGATTCCCAGATATCGATGGGCTTTACGAATTTTCATCGCTGTTTTTCTCTTCACCATTTCTAATTAACTTCCATATATTAGATTATTCTTTTTACGTTTGCAATTATGTTTACGTTTACCTACGTAATCCATTACAAATTTACTTTTAGTCATTAAAGATCACTTATAAAGTTCACTATAGGATTTACTATCCGACTCACTAATTTTTCTTACAATACTGGTTTTGTTTATTCCATTTCTATCTGAGATACCCATTGATAGTAACAATTCCTTTAAACCCTGAATGGTGTTTTTATGATAATTAGCCACTTTGTGTTTCTTATCCTCAACTACCAAAGCCTTTACCCGCTTTGAATCCATAGTGGTTATTCCGGTAGGGCAGGTATTTAAATTGCATTTTAAAGATTGGACACACCCCAGGGCAAACATCATACCCCTGGCACTGTAACAAGCATCGGCCCCAACGGCTAATGCTTTATAAATATCGAAAGAAGAAATTATTTTTCCCGCAGCTATAACCTTAATATGTTTGCGCAGATTATATTTTTTTAAAGTTATATCCACAAAGTGGAGCGCCTCAATTAAAGGTGTTCCGCCCCAATGTAATCCATCCATGCTTGCAGCCCCAGAACCACCTTCTGCTCCATCTACCGCAATAAAATCTGGAAAATTATTTTCTTTATTTTTCGAAAATATTTCAATCATCTCATCAAATTCGAGTTTTAAACCAATACAGAGTTTAATCCCTATAGGTTTTGCAGAGGAAAGATCACGTAATTCTTTGATAAATTTAAGCAACTCGTTAGGGTTACTGAAAGCACTGTGGTGCGCCGGGGAATGAATCTCTGTATGTGCTTCAATATCCCTATATTCTGAAATCTCCCTGGTATTTTTACTGGCAGGAAGTATAGCACCAAAACCTGGCTTAGCTCCTTGTGAGATTTTAATCTCGATCATTTTTACGAGATCATTCTGGGCTATTTCAGTGAACTTTTCAGCATCAAAATTCCCTTCAGCATTTCGGCATCCAAAATATCCGGTGCCAAATTGAAAGATTAGATCTGCCCCGTATTTTTGATGATAAGGTGTAAGCCCCCCTTCACCAGTGTTTTGTGCAAATCCCGCTATTTTAGCCCCTCCATTAAAAGCCAGGGTAGCATTTTTACTAATAGAGCCATAACTCATTGCCCCTAAATTCAAAATACTTGAACTGTAGGGCTTAGTACAATTTGGACCTCCAATATTAATACGAAAATTATCGCGAAATTCCTTTGAGGGAAATGTAGAATGCAAAAACCATTCACGGCCAGTACTCTCATAAGATAACTGGGTGCCAAATGGCTGATTCATGTTTGCATTTGCGGCCCGCTTATATACAATTTCCTTTTGGATCCAATTGAAGGGCATACCTTCGGCGCGGTTGAGAAACAAAGCTTCTTGCAAAACGTGACGTTGTTCTTCTAATAAATTGGTAAGCCTACCAAATAAAGGATAATTACGCTGAATATTGTCTGCTTTTTGAAAATAATCTTTAAAGCCCAATATATAAATAGGAAGCAATAAAATCGCTATCCACCATAGATGCGGCCGCCACAATATAATTAATATAAGTCCTACCGCGGATACTGAAGAACCTATTAAAAAAAAAATTCTCATAAATCCAATTTAATGCGAGTGTCCTTCGCCTTTGCTATTTCCATCTGTTTTTTCAGTTTCAAGATATTCGCCCTGCGGGCCCACTCCTTCTATATATACCAGCTGGGAACCATAATGTCCTGCTTCTGCAACAGAATATGCTGAAAAAGCAAGAATTAGGAATACAAAAATTTCAAAAACCCGGTTCTTCTTCAATAAAAATAAGCTGATCAATTTTAAGGTAGCAGCAACTGCGCTGGAATAAATGGTCCATTCGGCAAATTTATCATGCTGTTCTAATACTTTTTTGGCCATTTCAGTTAAATCCTGGGTATGGGGATGGGCATACACCCCGGCTATATAGGCACCGATAAACCCTCCGCCTACGGTTAAAAGGATTATCCAATCCAGATTCCTTTTCAGAGTAAAAATCTGAATTAGCTGCAAAAATGCCCCCAGTAAAAGCAAAACAATGGGAAAATGAACCACCAAAGGATGAAGATTTGGAAAATCATCAAGCGCCGCCTTAACTTCCCTGAAACTATCTTCTGATCCTAAAGCCGGATCCTGCCTGGTATTTTCTGTAGCTATATTTGTGGTTATAGTATCGGGGTCTAATCCCTGTTCCTGACCTAATGGAGAATGATTATGATCGTCTTGCGCCGGGAGTAATAATGGCAACATCATTAAAAAGAATATAAAGACAAAATTTTTCATAAAAATAAATGGAGTTATAAAGTTAATTACCGGAAGCATAGAATATTCTTAATCTGCCCAAAAATGCGCAAAGGAGCCACGAATCCACCAATAAATTGTAGAAAATATTCGTGGATTGGTGGCAGAGTATAATGTAAATATGTCTTAATGGTAAATTCATTAGGCCCAAACATCTTAAATTATTTAGAAGTACCCGCATTATTCTGGTGATTTAAAATGGAACTTAAATTGATAACTCGAAAAATAAATTTAAAATCCATACCGGGTATCTTAAATATCTGCCATATCGCTATATGGTTTGGAATTCTACAATGAAAAAAGAAAAAGGAGGGAAATTAAGACTTCAACTAATTATCATAAACAACGATCCCTCCATTTCCTTTAAACTTTAATCCCAGATTCTAATCATGATCCATAGACTCATTATGGTCCATTTCCATATCGTCACCTTCCATCCCTCCCTGTTCCATTTCCATATCGCCGTGGTCATCTTCGGTGGTTTCCCTACAGGAAATCATGGTAAGGTTAAAAGTTCCCACAAATAAGACTAACAGTAAAATTCTGAATTTTTTCATTGTTCAATTATTTAATTAAAGGTTCGAAATAACTTTTTGAAGTTTTACCTTGATCTCTTTAGCCACTTTGCCTAGCGCATCATCTTCCACCGCCTGCATGGAAGCAATGGGATTTACCACCGCTACTTCTATCTCTCCTGCCTCTTTTTCCTGTACAATCACATTGCAGGGCAGCATAGCCCCAATCTTGTCTTCCGTTTTTAGAGCTTTATAAGCGTAAGGCGCGTTACAGGCTCCAAGAATGCGATAGTTTCTAAAATCCACATCCAGCTTTTTCTTCAAAGTTTCAGTAACGTTGATCTCTGTTAATACCCCAAAACCTTCTTTTTCCAATTCCTCGGTAACTTTAACGATTACCTCTTCGAAATTTCCTTTAAGGCTTTTGTTAAAATAATAGTCCATGATTTTTTATTTAATGCGTTTTACAATTTTTTTGACTGCATTTAAAATTTACATCTTTTCCTGATGTGCCTTCATTTTGGCTTTCATCTTTTCCATAAGCTCAGGATTCTCATGCAAAAACTGGATCATTTTATCCATCATCTTCTCGGCCATTTCGGGATTAGATTTCATCTTGGAATGCATCTCTTCCATCATTGCTTCTTTCATAGCCGGATCTTTCATCATTTTCTCTTTCATCTTTTTCTTCATTTCTGGATTCCTGTCCAGTCTCTCCTGCATCATCTTATGCATTTTTTCTTTCATTTCAGGATCATCCATCATTTTCTCCATGTGGGATTTCATCTTTTCTTTCATCCCCGGGTTCTTTTGCATCATGGCTTTCATCTTGCCAGATTCCATCATTTGCATATGGCTTTGCATCATGAGTTTTCTTGCCCCTTCGTCTTGTTGTGCCAGATCAATAAATTCATTGAATTGGTTTGGGTTCGAAATAATTTCCTGGTAAACAGCGTTTCGATTGTCTGGAACATCCATTGCTTCAGAAGCGTTAAATGTTGATTTACAGCTTACCAATGTTCCTACTGCTACTATAATCATTAAGGTTTTTACAATTGTTTTCATTTTACTTTGTTTTAGAGTTAATAAAATTTTCATCGTTCAGTTTTATTTTTTATAATTCCCTTATCCTGTCCTTTCTACACTATTTTAAAGTTTCTCATCATGCCCATATCCTCATGCTCCAGATTATGGCAATGGTATAGAAACAATCCTTTATAGTCTTCAAATCGCATGATCAAATCCATTTGCATTCCTGGTAAAAGATAAACGCTGTCCTGCCAGCCTTCGTTGATAAAACCGTCTTTGGTTGCTTCCCAAAGCTTATCATCTACCTTATCAGCGTTTCGGTTTAAGATGTTGAATTGTAATTGGTGGATATGAACAGGATGTGGCATTTGCATCATATTTCCCATGCCTCCCTGACCGCCCATCATTCCGCCGTTGCCATGCATTCCGCCGCCCATCATTCCGCTGTCATCATCAGGATCTGAAGAAAACTGGTTTCCATTATTGATACGCCAAATTTCGGTAGTATCTAATTTCACGGTCTCTTCTTCGGCTACTTCGGTGCCATTATAGGTGCGACCGTTAATGGTCCATTCCATCATTCCGCCCATAGCGAAGGTGAAAGTCCTGGGATTGTCTTTATTGATGGCATCTGTGGCCGCCAATGTATTGAAAGAACTGAGCTCACCAGGTAATTGAGCATTGTTTTCTGCGAAAGCCCCCACATTTATTTCCAGAATATCAAACTGAGTGTCATAAGGCAAGTGATTGCTACTGCTATTTCCCATCATCCCGCCATTCATCATGCCACCACCCATCATGTCCAGTGGGATAGGTAAATGGACCAGTTTAATACGACTATTTTCTGACTGTTGAGATAAATCCAACCATACATCTACCCGCTGCGCTGGCCCTAAAATTAGATAGGGCAATTTTTTTGGCGCTTCCAATAGCCCCCCGTCCACACCAAATACTGTGATAGGTTCACCATTGTCCCACGCCAACTTATAAGCCCTGGAATTGGAACCGTTTAAGAGCCTTAAACGATATTTCCCGTTTGCGCCCAGGTTCAGGGTATTATCAATTTTACCATTGATCAATATTTGCTCACCTAAAAAACCCTGCATTCGATCCATCTCTCCATCGCCCAGGTATTGGAGCTGTTTATTATCATTAAAAGTCCTGTCCTGGATCACCACGGGAATATCATATTCACCCTGGGGTAGATTTAATTTTCCTTCTTCTTTATCAGATACGATAAACAATCCTGCCAGTCCCTTATATACCTGTTCCCCTGTATGTTTATGCGGATGTGGGTGGAACCAATACGTTCCAGCCCTGTTCATCACTTCAAATTCATAATAATAGGTTTCTCCTTCACTTATTACATGCTCTGGGTGGCCATCATTCTCGTGAGACACGTGCAGGCCATGCCAGTGCACAATAGATTCGGCCGGAATCTGGTTTTCATACCTCACCCTAACCTTATCCCCTTTCTTTACCCGAATAACAGGTCCTAAATAGCTACCCTCTATATTTTGTAAATTATCTTCGCTACCTTTTATGATAGATGCTTTATAGGAATATGTTTTGGTACTACTGTTTGGATAGATGCTGGTCTGGGAAGGTAATGCGGTAAGTTGTAGATCTAAATCGGCAATAAAATCCTTGTCCATTTTATTTACGGTCTCAGGATGCCGGGTGGAGGTATCCGATTTACAGGAGGCAAAAAAAGGCATTACATAGAAACCTGCTGCTGCCAGGCTTGCAGTTTGTATAAAATTCCTTCTGTTTACGTTTTTTTTCATCATTATATTATTTTGAATGGCATCCGTAACAATTTCAGCACAAGGAAAGTTACAGCCCCGCTTAAATTTTAGATACTTCGACAACTTAAAAGTCGCAGGCCGCTTAACAGCTAATCTACCGCCCCTTTTTCTGGAGGTTTTCGATTTAGAAACCATTTTTCACCTAAAAATATGAGCAACATAGAACCAAATGCTATCCAAATTAGGGTGGGATCACGTTCTATTTTAATATAAACGAAGGAACCCAAAACTACCACATCCAGAATTATTGCGCTTATTACGATCCCAGCTTTGGCTTCTATGTCCTTTCTCATTTTGGTAAGCACTCCCCAATGAATAATAATATCCATCACCAAATAATATATTGCGCCAAGGGAGGCTATCCTGGAAAGGTCGAAAAAGATAGTAAGCACAATGGCAATTACTATAATATACACCAGCATATGCTTTTGTATACTCCCTTTCATACCAAAGTGACTGTGAGGTATCAACTTCATGTCGGTTAACATAGCAGTCATTCTTGAAACTGCAAAAACACTGGCAATTACTCCAGAAATAGTGGCGATAATAGCAATAGCCACGGTAAACCATAAACCAAATTGACCAAATAATGGCCTGGAAGCTTCAGCTAGACTATAATCTTTGGCCTCAATGATTTCAGGAATATTTAGATTGGAAATAACCCCCCAGGAAACCAGTAAATAGGTCACCCCGCAGATCAATAAAGATATAACTATGGTCCTGCTCACGTTTTTGTGTGGATTCACAATTTCACCACCACTATTGGTTATAGTAGTAAAACCCTTATAGGCAAGGATAGATAAAGCCAGTGCTCCAAGGTACTCCATTACCCCCCTTTCCCCGCCGGTACCTCCTGAAGGCACCAAATCTGACACTACAAAACCCGAGGCA contains the following coding sequences:
- a CDS encoding FMN-binding glutamate synthase family protein, whose amino-acid sequence is MRIFFLIGSSVSAVGLILIILWRPHLWWIAILLLPIYILGFKDYFQKADNIQRNYPLFGRLTNLLEEQRHVLQEALFLNRAEGMPFNWIQKEIVYKRAANANMNQPFGTQLSYESTGREWFLHSTFPSKEFRDNFRINIGGPNCTKPYSSSILNLGAMSYGSISKNATLAFNGGAKIAGFAQNTGEGGLTPYHQKYGADLIFQFGTGYFGCRNAEGNFDAEKFTEIAQNDLVKMIEIKISQGAKPGFGAILPASKNTREISEYRDIEAHTEIHSPAHHSAFSNPNELLKFIKELRDLSSAKPIGIKLCIGLKLEFDEMIEIFSKNKENNFPDFIAVDGAEGGSGAASMDGLHWGGTPLIEALHFVDITLKKYNLRKHIKVIAAGKIISSFDIYKALAVGADACYSARGMMFALGCVQSLKCNLNTCPTGITTMDSKRVKALVVEDKKHKVANYHKNTIQGLKELLLSMGISDRNGINKTSIVRKISESDSKSYSELYK
- a CDS encoding DUF302 domain-containing protein gives rise to the protein MDYYFNKSLKGNFEEVIVKVTEELEKEGFGVLTEINVTETLKKKLDVDFRNYRILGACNAPYAYKALKTEDKIGAMLPCNVIVQEKEAGEIEVAVVNPIASMQAVEDDALGKVAKEIKVKLQKVISNL
- a CDS encoding multicopper oxidase family protein; its protein translation is MMKKNVNRRNFIQTASLAAAGFYVMPFFASCKSDTSTRHPETVNKMDKDFIADLDLQLTALPSQTSIYPNSSTKTYSYKASIIKGSEDNLQNIEGSYLGPVIRVKKGDKVRVRYENQIPAESIVHWHGLHVSHENDGHPEHVISEGETYYYEFEVMNRAGTYWFHPHPHKHTGEQVYKGLAGLFIVSDKEEGKLNLPQGEYDIPVVIQDRTFNDNKQLQYLGDGEMDRMQGFLGEQILINGKIDNTLNLGANGKYRLRLLNGSNSRAYKLAWDNGEPITVFGVDGGLLEAPKKLPYLILGPAQRVDVWLDLSQQSENSRIKLVHLPIPLDMMGGGMMNGGMMGNSSSNHLPYDTQFDILEINVGAFAENNAQLPGELSSFNTLAATDAINKDNPRTFTFAMGGMMEWTINGRTYNGTEVAEEETVKLDTTEIWRINNGNQFSSDPDDDSGMMGGGMHGNGGMMGGQGGMGNMMQMPHPVHIHQLQFNILNRNADKVDDKLWEATKDGFINEGWQDSVYLLPGMQMDLIMRFEDYKGLFLYHCHNLEHEDMGMMRNFKIV
- a CDS encoding APC family permease, whose translation is MGNYKENSLSLVGAISMGTNVMIGAGIFALLGQVAELSGEYFPIAFIVGGIISGFSAYSYTKMSNAYPSAGGIAMYLEKAYGKGIVTAFAALLMTFSMIINESLVARTFGSYTLQLFDAPKDSYLIPVLGVGLLILAFVINISGNKVIGKSSLAMAVLKTGGLLIFAGGAIYASGFVVSDLVPSGGTGGERGVMEYLGALALSILAYKGFTTITNSGGEIVNPHKNVSRTIVISLLICGVTYLLVSWGVISNLNIPEIIEAKDYSLAEASRPLFGQFGLWFTVAIAIIATISGVIASVFAVSRMTAMLTDMKLIPHSHFGMKGSIQKHMLVYIIVIAIVLTIFFDLSRIASLGAIYYLVMDIIIHWGVLTKMRKDIEAKAGIVISAIILDVVVLGSFVYIKIERDPTLIWIAFGSMLLIFLGEKWFLNRKPPEKGAVD
- a CDS encoding DUF2231 domain-containing protein, with the translated sequence MKNFVFIFFLMMLPLLLPAQDDHNHSPLGQEQGLDPDTITTNIATENTRQDPALGSEDSFREVKAALDDFPNLHPLVVHFPIVLLLLGAFLQLIQIFTLKRNLDWIILLTVGGGFIGAYIAGVYAHPHTQDLTEMAKKVLEQHDKFAEWTIYSSAVAATLKLISLFLLKKNRVFEIFVFLILAFSAYSVAEAGHYGSQLVYIEGVGPQGEYLETEKTDGNSKGEGHSH
- a CDS encoding DUF3347 domain-containing protein, which translates into the protein MKKIIRSITVLSLIAGSLAIFSCKNDQNTKDAPKPMQNEMHQPNIDENAEAKGYEDEGLQAEFKDEKTADLYDLYVAIKDAFVNTNSQAASAKAAELAETATNKKGIVAIANEIAESGNINKQREAFSKLTEAMEPVLRNALASGEIYKQYCPMAFEGKGDYWYSNSKDIFNPYYGNKMLKCGRVQETIK
- a CDS encoding AraC family transcriptional regulator; amino-acid sequence: MPSSHLHFDYRHITHIFTDREGQSIQQLYISVRIERVKELLNYDDWSIAMIADNLGYSTAAYLSTSFKKATGLSPSGYRKLQVKDRKSINMV
- a CDS encoding PepSY domain-containing protein codes for the protein MVKRKTAMKIRKAHRYLGIFIGIQFLMWTISGMYFSWTDIDEIHGDHFKKLPPETSNFENLAGISTLIPEMKIHSISLKEVSGMPYYFVNNEKLVHAQDGKVIDEISEEDAKNIAQRYVKDDFKIISVEKINKVGDHHEYRSGSFPAYVINYAQPKNLKAYVGATDASFKTVRYRDWRWFDFLWMTHTMDYEGRDDFNNLVLRIFSLMGLITVLSGFLLWYISSPSIRKFQKKFK